One genomic region from Hoeflea algicola encodes:
- a CDS encoding sugar phosphate isomerase/epimerase family protein — protein MKTIKGPALFLAQFAGDEAPFNSWASITKWAADCGYKGVQVPSWDGRLIDLEKAATSKDYCDEFKGVAAENGIEVTELSSHLQGQLVAVHPAYDEGFDGFAAPEVRGNPKARQEWAVKQVKMALDASRNMGIGAMASFSGALAWPYLYPFPQRPAGLVETAFDELAKRWRPILDHAEERGVDICYEIHPSEDLHDGITFEMFLERVGNHARCNMLYDPSHYLLQCLDYIDNIDIYKDRIKMFHVKDAEFNPTGRQGVYSGYQSWVNRAGRFRSLGDGQVDFGAIFSKMAANDFDGWAVVEWECCLKHPEDGAREGAQFVSDHIIRVTERAFDDFADGGTDEAGNRRMLGID, from the coding sequence ATGAAAACGATCAAGGGCCCGGCCCTCTTTCTTGCGCAGTTTGCCGGCGATGAAGCACCGTTCAATTCCTGGGCGTCGATCACCAAATGGGCTGCCGATTGCGGCTACAAGGGCGTGCAGGTGCCAAGCTGGGACGGGCGGCTGATCGATCTTGAGAAAGCAGCGACATCGAAAGACTATTGCGACGAGTTCAAGGGCGTGGCGGCCGAGAACGGAATCGAGGTCACCGAACTTTCATCCCATCTGCAAGGCCAGCTTGTGGCCGTGCACCCGGCCTATGACGAAGGTTTTGACGGCTTTGCGGCACCGGAAGTGCGCGGCAACCCGAAGGCCCGTCAGGAATGGGCAGTCAAACAGGTCAAGATGGCACTGGATGCCTCCCGCAATATGGGAATCGGCGCGATGGCGAGCTTCTCTGGCGCGCTTGCCTGGCCCTACCTCTACCCCTTCCCGCAACGGCCGGCCGGGCTGGTCGAGACCGCTTTTGACGAACTGGCCAAGCGCTGGCGTCCGATTCTCGACCACGCCGAAGAACGCGGTGTCGATATCTGCTACGAAATCCATCCGAGCGAAGATCTGCATGACGGGATCACCTTCGAGATGTTCCTCGAGCGTGTCGGCAACCATGCGCGTTGCAATATGCTCTATGATCCGTCGCACTACCTGCTGCAGTGCCTCGACTACATCGACAACATCGATATCTACAAGGACCGGATCAAGATGTTCCACGTCAAGGACGCGGAATTCAATCCGACCGGGCGGCAGGGCGTCTATTCCGGCTACCAGTCCTGGGTGAATCGGGCTGGCCGGTTCCGGTCACTGGGTGACGGACAGGTTGATTTCGGGGCGATCTTCTCGAAAATGGCGGCCAATGATTTTGACGGTTGGGCCGTGGTCGAATGGGAATGCTGCCTCAAGCACCCAGAAGACGGTGCCCGTGAAGGCGCGCAATTCGTTTCTGACCACATCATCCGGGTCACCGAGCGTGCCTTTGACGATTTTGCCGATGGCGGCACCGATGAAGCTGGCAACCGGCGCATGCTCGGCATCGACTGA
- a CDS encoding Gfo/Idh/MocA family protein, with amino-acid sequence MAIEGSTNKASRRIRLGMVGGGRDAFIGGVHRIASRIDDRYELVAGAFSSTPEKSKASAADLGVAEDRAYGDYVEMAKREARLKNGIEAVSIVTPNHMHFPVAREFLKRGIHVICDKPLTSTLADARKLAKVAEASGALFVLTHNYTGYPMMRQARDMIAKGELGTIRLVQVEYAQDWLSEKLEDTGQKQAGWRTDPARSGIGGSTGDIGTHAFNLASFVSGLELESLCADLDSFVEGRQLDDNGHVLMRFSGGAKGMLWCSQVAPGNENALKLRIYGDKGGLEWAQEDPNYLWYAPLGEPKRLLTRNGAGATEASQRLSRIPGGHPEGYLEGFANIYSEAAEAIIAHRDGKPAPEGVMFPGIEEGLAGVAFVTACVESSRRDSVWVKFGNYMRR; translated from the coding sequence ATGGCAATCGAAGGTTCCACCAACAAGGCATCGCGCCGCATCCGGCTGGGTATGGTCGGCGGCGGACGCGATGCGTTCATCGGCGGTGTGCACCGCATCGCCTCGCGCATCGACGACCGCTATGAGTTGGTCGCCGGTGCATTTTCCTCCACGCCCGAGAAATCAAAGGCTTCGGCTGCCGATCTCGGTGTGGCCGAGGACCGCGCCTATGGCGATTACGTGGAAATGGCCAAGCGTGAAGCGCGGCTGAAAAACGGCATCGAAGCGGTGTCGATCGTCACACCGAACCACATGCACTTCCCAGTCGCACGCGAGTTCCTCAAGCGCGGCATCCACGTCATCTGCGACAAGCCACTGACCTCGACGCTGGCCGATGCGCGCAAGTTGGCCAAAGTGGCCGAGGCATCGGGCGCGCTGTTCGTGCTGACCCACAACTACACCGGCTATCCGATGATGCGGCAGGCGCGCGACATGATCGCCAAGGGAGAGCTCGGCACAATCCGGCTGGTGCAGGTCGAATACGCCCAGGACTGGCTGTCGGAAAAGCTCGAGGACACAGGGCAGAAACAGGCCGGCTGGCGTACCGACCCGGCACGCTCGGGCATTGGCGGTTCGACCGGCGATATCGGTACCCACGCCTTCAACCTGGCAAGCTTTGTTTCCGGGCTGGAACTCGAATCCCTGTGCGCTGACCTCGATTCGTTCGTCGAAGGCCGTCAACTTGATGACAACGGCCATGTGCTGATGCGGTTTTCGGGCGGTGCCAAGGGCATGCTCTGGTGTTCCCAGGTGGCGCCGGGCAACGAGAACGCGCTCAAACTGCGGATCTATGGCGACAAGGGCGGACTGGAATGGGCGCAGGAAGATCCGAACTACCTTTGGTATGCGCCGCTGGGTGAACCGAAGCGGTTGCTGACCCGCAATGGTGCCGGTGCCACCGAGGCCAGCCAGCGTTTAAGCCGCATCCCCGGTGGCCATCCGGAAGGCTATCTGGAAGGCTTTGCCAATATCTACAGCGAGGCCGCTGAAGCCATCATCGCGCACCGCGACGGCAAGCCCGCGCCCGAGGGGGTGATGTTTCCGGGCATCGAAGAGGGACTGGCGGGCGTCGCCTTCGTGACCGCGTGCGTGGAATCATCACGCCGCGACAGCGTCTGGGTCAAATTCGGCAACTATATGCGCCGCTAA
- the mfd gene encoding transcription-repair coupling factor, whose translation MKSLIPVDKIANAATPVTLSGVPQGMDALALAEIARAAGPLAHIISDGQRMADLEQNLAFFAPNIPVLTLPGWDCLPYDRVSPGADVSARRLAALSALAHFAEAPHPAIVLVTVNAMLQRVPPKSVVSSLGLSARAGHRLKMEDLAGRLAQQGFERMDTVREVGEFAVRGGILDVFVPGADEPVRLDFFGDTLESIRHFDPASQRTTTTAKEFSLNAMSEVTLEPETISRFRRNYLAKFGAANRDDALYVAISEGRRYPGMEHWLPLFHDEMATVFDYLTGLRISGDHMLAEAASERRAQIVDHYEARLAAQSIEKDRGVQATPYKAIEPDQLYLETPDLLARLDQLNSIRLTPFNEPETAARRVIELATATGPRWAKDAEADKSPEGERVNLFAKLVDHVGKKREQGHKVLITAWTEGSLDRLLQVTEEHGLKRVVRIHNHAELDRLKPGEAAAAVLAIEGGYEIDDLVVIGEQDVLGDRLVRRAKRKRRGADYISEVSGLDEGDYVVHAEHGIGQFVGLRTIEAAGAPHACLELHYASDAKLFLPVENIELLTRYGSDSAQVQLDRLGGLAWQSRKAKLKKRLLDMAEGLIRIAAERHMRAAPALAAPEGLYDEFSARFPYDETEDQMAAIDRVRDDLAAGQPMDRLICGDVGFGKTEVALRAAFIAAMNGVQVAVVVPTTLLARQHFKTFTDRLRGYPVRIAQASRLVGAKELALTKAELMSGKTDIVVGTHALLGSSITFANLGLLIIDEEQHFGVKHKERLKELKSDVHVLTLSATPIPRTLQLAMTGVRELSLITTPPVDRMAVRTFISPFDPVTVRETLMREHYRGGQSFYVCPRLADLEDVAAFLRSDVPELKFAVAHGQMAAGELDDIMNAFYDGQYDVLLSTTIVESGLDVPTANTLIVHRADMFGLAQLYQLRGRVGRSKVRAFALFTLPVNKMLTATADKRLKVLQSLDTLGAGFQLASHDLDIRGAGNLLGEEQSGHIKEVGFELYQHMLEEAVAEVRGEDANIDTGWSPQITVGTPVMIPEEYVPDLHLRLGLYRRLGDITDVADIDGFGAEMIDRFGPLPLEVQHLLKIVFIKALCRKANVEKLDAGPKGVVVQFRNKEFANPGALVQHISKQGNLAKIRPDQSVVFIRDLPTPEKRLTGAAVVMTHLADLAG comes from the coding sequence ATGAAATCACTCATTCCGGTTGACAAGATCGCCAACGCGGCGACGCCGGTCACGCTGTCGGGTGTACCCCAAGGCATGGATGCGCTGGCGCTGGCCGAGATTGCGCGCGCCGCCGGACCGCTTGCGCATATCATCTCGGATGGCCAGCGAATGGCCGATCTCGAGCAGAACCTGGCGTTTTTTGCGCCCAACATCCCGGTGCTGACGCTGCCGGGTTGGGATTGCCTTCCCTATGACCGGGTGTCGCCGGGCGCCGACGTTTCGGCCCGCAGGCTGGCAGCACTTTCGGCGCTCGCGCACTTTGCCGAGGCGCCGCATCCGGCGATCGTGCTGGTTACCGTCAATGCGATGTTGCAACGGGTGCCGCCCAAATCTGTGGTTTCAAGCCTGGGGCTGTCGGCGCGGGCCGGCCACAGGTTGAAAATGGAAGATCTCGCCGGACGCCTGGCGCAACAGGGGTTCGAGCGGATGGATACGGTCCGCGAGGTTGGCGAATTTGCCGTCCGCGGCGGTATTCTGGATGTCTTCGTCCCCGGCGCCGACGAACCGGTGCGGCTCGATTTCTTCGGCGACACGCTTGAAAGCATTCGTCATTTCGACCCGGCCTCGCAGCGTACCACCACAACGGCCAAGGAATTCTCGCTCAACGCCATGAGCGAGGTGACGCTGGAGCCCGAGACCATCAGCCGGTTTCGCCGCAATTATCTTGCCAAGTTTGGTGCCGCGAACCGTGACGATGCGCTCTATGTGGCGATCTCCGAAGGCCGGCGCTATCCCGGCATGGAGCATTGGCTGCCGCTGTTTCATGACGAAATGGCAACCGTGTTCGATTATCTCACCGGACTGCGGATATCGGGCGACCATATGCTGGCCGAGGCCGCAAGTGAGCGCCGGGCGCAGATTGTCGATCACTACGAGGCACGGCTTGCCGCGCAATCAATCGAAAAGGACAGGGGCGTGCAGGCGACGCCCTACAAGGCGATCGAACCGGACCAGCTCTATCTCGAAACGCCCGATCTGCTGGCGCGGCTCGATCAGCTCAATTCCATACGGCTCACCCCATTCAACGAACCCGAGACTGCGGCGCGCCGCGTCATCGAACTTGCCACTGCCACCGGCCCGCGCTGGGCCAAGGACGCCGAAGCGGACAAATCGCCCGAAGGTGAGCGCGTCAACCTGTTTGCCAAACTGGTCGACCATGTGGGCAAAAAACGCGAACAGGGACACAAGGTCCTGATCACCGCCTGGACCGAAGGCTCGCTTGACCGGTTGCTGCAGGTGACTGAGGAGCACGGGCTCAAGCGGGTAGTCCGGATCCACAATCATGCCGAGCTGGACCGGCTCAAGCCAGGCGAAGCCGCAGCAGCCGTGCTTGCCATCGAAGGCGGCTACGAGATTGATGATCTCGTCGTTATCGGCGAACAGGATGTGCTCGGCGACCGGCTGGTGCGGCGCGCCAAGCGCAAGCGCCGCGGCGCCGACTACATCTCCGAAGTCTCCGGGCTCGACGAGGGTGATTACGTGGTGCATGCCGAACACGGCATCGGCCAGTTCGTCGGCTTGCGCACGATTGAGGCGGCCGGGGCGCCGCATGCCTGTCTGGAACTGCATTACGCCAGCGACGCCAAACTGTTCCTGCCGGTCGAAAACATCGAGTTGTTGACCCGCTACGGCTCCGACAGTGCCCAGGTGCAGCTCGACAGACTGGGCGGCCTTGCCTGGCAGTCACGCAAGGCCAAGCTGAAAAAGCGGTTGCTCGACATGGCCGAGGGGCTGATCCGCATTGCCGCAGAGCGGCACATGCGCGCGGCCCCCGCACTTGCCGCACCAGAGGGGCTTTACGATGAATTTTCGGCCCGCTTCCCCTATGACGAGACCGAAGACCAGATGGCGGCGATCGATCGCGTGCGCGACGACCTGGCCGCCGGCCAGCCGATGGACAGGTTGATTTGCGGCGATGTCGGCTTCGGCAAGACCGAAGTGGCGTTGCGCGCGGCCTTCATCGCCGCCATGAACGGGGTTCAGGTGGCGGTGGTGGTGCCGACCACGCTGTTGGCAAGGCAACATTTCAAGACCTTTACCGACCGCCTGCGCGGCTACCCTGTTCGCATCGCCCAGGCCTCGCGGCTGGTCGGCGCCAAGGAGCTGGCTTTGACCAAGGCGGAACTGATGTCGGGCAAGACCGATATTGTCGTCGGCACCCACGCGCTGCTTGGATCCTCGATTACCTTTGCCAATCTGGGACTGCTGATCATCGATGAGGAGCAGCACTTCGGGGTCAAGCACAAGGAGCGGCTGAAGGAGCTGAAAAGCGACGTGCACGTGCTGACGCTGTCGGCGACGCCGATCCCGCGCACCCTGCAACTGGCGATGACCGGGGTGAGGGAACTCTCGCTGATCACCACACCACCGGTGGACCGGATGGCGGTACGAACCTTCATCTCGCCGTTTGATCCGGTCACGGTGCGCGAAACGCTGATGCGCGAACACTATCGTGGCGGGCAGAGTTTTTACGTCTGTCCGCGCCTGGCGGACCTCGAGGATGTCGCAGCCTTCCTGCGTTCTGATGTCCCCGAACTGAAGTTTGCCGTGGCCCACGGCCAGATGGCTGCCGGCGAGCTCGACGACATCATGAACGCGTTTTATGACGGGCAATATGATGTGCTCTTGTCGACGACGATCGTTGAATCGGGTCTCGATGTCCCGACCGCCAATACGCTGATCGTGCACCGGGCCGACATGTTCGGTCTGGCCCAGCTCTACCAGTTGCGCGGCCGGGTCGGTCGCTCCAAGGTGCGCGCGTTTGCGCTGTTCACGCTGCCGGTCAACAAGATGCTGACGGCAACCGCCGACAAGCGTCTGAAAGTGCTGCAGTCGCTCGACACACTGGGCGCTGGCTTCCAGCTCGCCAGCCACGATCTTGATATTCGGGGTGCCGGCAATCTGCTCGGTGAAGAACAATCCGGCCACATCAAGGAAGTCGGTTTCGAACTCTACCAGCACATGCTGGAGGAGGCGGTGGCCGAAGTCCGCGGCGAGGACGCCAATATCGACACTGGCTGGTCGCCGCAGATCACCGTCGGCACCCCGGTGATGATCCCGGAAGAGTACGTGCCGGATTTGCATTTGCGGTTGGGGCTCTACCGGCGGCTGGGCGACATCACCGACGTGGCCGACATCGACGGCTTTGGGGCCGAAATGATCGACCGGTTCGGACCGCTGCCGCTCGAGGTCCAGCATCTGCTCAAAATCGTCTTCATCAAGGCGCTGTGTCGCAAGGCCAATGTCGAAAAACTTGACGCCGGGCCGAAGGGTGTTGTGGTCCAGTTCCGCAACAAGGAATTCGCCAATCCCGGTGCGCTGGTGCAGCACATTTCCAAGCAGGGCAATCTGGCCAAGATCAGGCCCGACCAGAGCGTGGTGTTCATCCGTGATCTGCCGACGCCGGAGAAGCGGCTGACAGGTGCGGCCGTGGTGATGACCCATCTGGCAGATCTTGCGGGCTAG
- a CDS encoding DUF7681 family protein codes for MSLDDTDRVGMAYRSLSMHESAQVHEVKERGQEFIDLLNTLGQSVEVVRAKARIEEAVMWSVKHITAA; via the coding sequence ATGAGCTTGGACGACACAGATCGGGTAGGTATGGCGTATCGTTCCTTGAGCATGCATGAATCTGCGCAGGTTCATGAAGTCAAGGAACGTGGCCAGGAGTTTATCGATTTGCTCAACACGCTTGGACAATCGGTCGAGGTTGTCCGCGCCAAGGCCCGCATCGAAGAAGCCGTGATGTGGTCGGTCAAACATATCACCGCAGCCTGA
- a CDS encoding sugar phosphate isomerase/epimerase family protein, which yields MHLSTHNWMRAEPLDVTLRRIKKFGYESIEISGEPTQYDTKETRALLKEHGIRCWGAVTLTLGDRNLAARDEGQRARTVDYVKSVLTMVSELEGEVLTLVPATVGKVLPDGTEEEEWGWLVEATKECFAHSQKVGVRIGIEPLNRFETYVTNRCAQALALADAVHPDCGVCLDAYHLNMEESNIYDAIRLAGKRLVDFHVADNNRFAAGLGHLNWPKIVETLKEIGYDGALTNEFVAPVDRTPAAIYPDMVERNPVDISPEQLKFIQDHGSSLLTEEFYSDQMRITAETLLPLIK from the coding sequence ATGCACCTGTCTACTCACAACTGGATGCGCGCCGAACCGCTCGACGTCACGCTGCGCCGGATCAAGAAATTCGGCTATGAAAGCATCGAAATTTCCGGCGAACCGACCCAGTATGACACCAAGGAAACACGCGCGCTTCTCAAGGAGCACGGAATTCGGTGTTGGGGCGCGGTGACATTGACGCTGGGCGACCGCAACCTTGCAGCAAGGGATGAGGGCCAGCGTGCCCGCACCGTCGATTACGTCAAGAGCGTACTGACCATGGTCAGCGAATTGGAAGGCGAAGTGCTGACACTGGTACCAGCCACGGTTGGCAAGGTGTTGCCCGACGGAACCGAGGAAGAAGAATGGGGCTGGCTGGTCGAGGCGACCAAGGAATGCTTCGCCCATTCCCAGAAAGTTGGCGTCAGGATCGGCATCGAGCCGCTGAACCGCTTCGAGACCTATGTCACCAATCGCTGTGCTCAGGCGCTGGCGCTGGCCGACGCAGTGCATCCCGATTGCGGCGTCTGCCTGGACGCCTATCATCTCAACATGGAAGAATCCAACATCTATGACGCCATTCGTCTGGCGGGCAAGCGACTGGTCGATTTCCACGTTGCCGACAACAACCGGTTTGCCGCCGGCCTTGGCCATCTGAACTGGCCCAAGATCGTCGAAACACTCAAGGAAATCGGCTATGACGGCGCGCTCACCAACGAGTTTGTTGCCCCTGTCGACCGCACTCCCGCGGCAATCTACCCCGACATGGTCGAACGCAACCCGGTCGACATCTCGCCCGAGCAGTTGAAGTTCATTCAGGATCACGGATCCAGCCTGCTCACCGAGGAATTCTACTCGGACCAGATGCGCATCACCGCCGAAACGCTGCTGCCGCTGATCAAGTAA
- a CDS encoding succinate dehydrogenase assembly factor 2 has protein sequence MTGTTRSSADLDPRRRRILVRAWRRGIREMDLVIGGFADAEIGTLDKTELDQLELIMAEEDADILKWVTGEAETPEQFRLPLFERMRAYVPDFEPRVDPTEGQAPAS, from the coding sequence ATGACCGGAACAACACGTTCGAGCGCCGACCTTGATCCAAGACGTCGCCGCATCCTGGTGCGGGCATGGCGCCGGGGTATCCGTGAAATGGATCTGGTCATCGGCGGCTTCGCGGACGCTGAGATTGGTACGCTGGACAAGACCGAACTTGACCAGTTGGAACTGATCATGGCCGAGGAAGACGCCGACATCCTGAAATGGGTGACTGGCGAAGCGGAGACGCCGGAGCAGTTCCGGCTACCGCTGTTTGAGCGGATGCGCGCCTATGTACCGGATTTCGAACCGCGCGTTGACCCCACTGAAGGGCAGGCGCCTGCATCATGA
- a CDS encoding mandelate racemase/muconate lactonizing enzyme family protein has protein sequence MKIKSVRARWIQIPIEEARQHTSDFGTLRTFDAAILRIETDDGVVGWGEGKNAAGSSGNYATLVQLINEDFGPRLIGRDPTDITFIWEELYNGVRAQKAAMAGHAMPEMARRGLTVSAISAIDIALWDILGKADGKPVWKLLGGRKAERLPAYASGGWASADKIGEQLQSYIDIGGFRAVKMRVGAMDSSPHASAQRVKAARAALGPDIELAVDAHGTFTVAGARRFAHLVADCDLAWFEEPIIADDKAGIAELRASVNVPIATGESEATRFAFRDLAVMRAADIFQPDPAFCGGITEAMRIGTIASAFNLRLAPHLWAGAPCFFAGLHVCAASPASFTVEFSLGANPMIHDIIDDTVQAHDGMIEIPEKPGLGFTMNEAILQRYARPT, from the coding sequence ATGAAAATCAAATCCGTCCGCGCTCGGTGGATTCAGATACCCATCGAGGAAGCACGGCAGCACACCAGTGATTTTGGGACGTTGCGCACGTTTGACGCCGCGATCCTGCGGATTGAAACCGACGATGGTGTTGTCGGCTGGGGTGAGGGCAAGAACGCCGCCGGCAGTTCAGGCAATTATGCGACCCTGGTTCAACTCATCAACGAAGATTTCGGGCCCCGCCTGATCGGGCGGGACCCGACCGACATCACTTTTATCTGGGAAGAACTCTATAATGGCGTTCGCGCCCAGAAGGCGGCAATGGCCGGCCATGCCATGCCGGAAATGGCGCGGCGCGGGCTGACGGTCTCGGCCATCAGCGCCATCGACATCGCCTTGTGGGATATTCTCGGCAAAGCCGACGGCAAGCCGGTGTGGAAGCTGCTCGGTGGCCGCAAGGCGGAAAGGCTGCCCGCTTATGCATCTGGCGGCTGGGCCAGTGCAGACAAGATCGGCGAACAGCTTCAGTCCTATATCGACATTGGCGGCTTTCGTGCGGTGAAGATGCGGGTAGGGGCGATGGATTCCTCGCCGCATGCCTCCGCACAACGGGTCAAGGCAGCGCGTGCAGCGCTTGGACCGGACATTGAACTTGCAGTCGATGCCCACGGAACCTTCACCGTTGCCGGTGCCCGCCGATTCGCCCACCTTGTCGCCGATTGCGACCTTGCCTGGTTCGAAGAACCGATCATCGCCGATGACAAGGCCGGCATTGCCGAGCTACGGGCGTCGGTTAACGTTCCGATCGCCACCGGCGAGAGTGAGGCGACGCGGTTTGCTTTCCGTGATCTGGCGGTGATGCGTGCTGCAGACATTTTCCAGCCTGACCCAGCCTTTTGTGGCGGTATCACCGAGGCCATGCGCATCGGCACCATTGCCTCTGCATTCAATCTGCGACTGGCGCCACATCTTTGGGCCGGCGCTCCCTGCTTCTTTGCCGGCCTGCATGTCTGTGCCGCGTCTCCTGCAAGCTTCACGGTCGAGTTTTCCCTTGGCGCCAACCCGATGATACATGATATCATTGATGACACCGTCCAGGCACACGACGGGATGATCGAGATTCCCGAAAAACCCGGTCTCGGTTTCACCATGAACGAAGCCATTCTGCAGAGATATGCAAGACCGACATGA
- a CDS encoding sugar phosphate isomerase/epimerase family protein, producing the protein MKIGMNMFLWTTHVGREHEALLRDIKATGFDGVEVPVFEGSNDHYKELARMLDDIGLERTAVAAMGDPSMNLIGDATARAGGVDFMHTALDRTHALGATLICGPLHSTLGHFSGEGPNAEEFARSAESQRLIGDHAAGLGITVALEALNRFECYLLNTMDGLAAHLEQIDHPNIRAMYDTFHANIEETDPIGALTRNAGCVAHIHISENDRGVPGRGNIPWRETYAAIAAIGYDGWLTIESFGRGLPDLAAATKVWRDFAESPEAVYRDGYRHISTSLKQA; encoded by the coding sequence ATGAAAATCGGAATGAACATGTTCTTGTGGACGACCCATGTCGGCCGTGAGCACGAAGCACTGTTACGCGACATCAAGGCAACCGGTTTTGACGGTGTAGAAGTGCCGGTTTTCGAAGGTAGTAATGACCATTATAAAGAACTGGCCCGGATGCTTGATGATATCGGGTTGGAACGGACTGCTGTCGCGGCGATGGGCGACCCGTCGATGAACCTGATCGGCGACGCCACCGCAAGAGCCGGCGGCGTCGATTTCATGCACACGGCGCTTGATCGCACGCATGCGCTCGGCGCGACGCTGATTTGCGGCCCGCTACACTCGACACTGGGACATTTTTCCGGTGAAGGGCCTAATGCGGAAGAATTTGCCCGTTCAGCCGAATCGCAACGACTGATCGGCGATCATGCAGCAGGCCTCGGCATCACCGTGGCACTGGAAGCGCTCAACCGGTTCGAGTGCTATCTGCTCAACACCATGGATGGCCTTGCTGCGCATCTGGAACAGATCGATCATCCCAACATCCGGGCAATGTACGACACATTTCATGCCAATATCGAGGAAACCGACCCGATTGGCGCGCTGACGCGTAACGCCGGATGCGTGGCCCACATCCATATTTCCGAAAACGACCGCGGCGTGCCCGGACGCGGCAATATACCTTGGCGCGAAACCTATGCCGCAATCGCCGCGATCGGCTATGATGGATGGCTGACGATTGAAAGTTTTGGTCGCGGTCTGCCCGATCTGGCCGCGGCAACCAAAGTGTGGAGAGATTTTGCCGAAAGCCCGGAGGCGGTCTATCGAGACGGGTACCGGCACATTTCCACGTCACTCAAACAAGCCTAA